Proteins from a genomic interval of uncultured Methanocorpusculum sp.:
- the tuf gene encoding translation elongation factor EF-1 subunit alpha gives MAAVKPHMNLAVIGHIDHGKSTTVGRILFETGVVQQHILDGYKKEAELKGKTTFEFAWVMDSLKEERERGITIDIAHKKFETPKYNFTVVDCPGHRDFVKNMITGASQADAAIIVVSGTEGPMEQTKEHVFLSKTLGINQIVVAINKMDAVNYSEEKYNEAKDKMTKLIMSVGFKPAETPFIPISAFCGDNIKEASANTPWYKGPTLLAALDLFKMPDMPTDKPLRLPIQDVYTISGVGTVPVGRVETGILKKGQKISFMPANVTGEVKSIEMHHEEFPEALPGDNVGFNVRGIAKNDVRRGDVCGPIENPPTVAEEFTAQVVVLQHPSVLSVGYTPVFHCHTSQTACMFTELNKKLDPRSGQVKEENPAFLKAGDAAICTITPTRPLVIETAKELPQLGRFAVRDMGMTVAAGLVLSVKAKQMR, from the coding sequence ATGGCAGCAGTAAAGCCCCACATGAATCTTGCCGTTATCGGTCACATTGACCACGGTAAGTCAACAACCGTTGGCCGGATTCTCTTCGAGACCGGTGTCGTACAGCAGCACATTCTTGATGGATACAAGAAAGAAGCAGAATTAAAAGGAAAAACAACTTTCGAGTTCGCCTGGGTAATGGACTCCCTCAAGGAAGAGCGTGAACGTGGTATTACCATTGATATCGCTCACAAGAAATTCGAAACCCCGAAATACAATTTTACCGTTGTCGACTGCCCAGGTCACCGTGACTTCGTCAAGAACATGATCACCGGTGCATCCCAGGCTGATGCAGCAATCATTGTCGTATCCGGAACCGAAGGCCCGATGGAGCAGACCAAGGAACACGTTTTCCTGTCCAAGACTCTTGGTATCAACCAGATCGTCGTCGCCATCAACAAGATGGATGCAGTTAACTACTCCGAAGAGAAGTACAACGAAGCAAAAGACAAGATGACCAAGCTCATCATGTCCGTTGGATTCAAACCGGCTGAGACCCCCTTCATCCCAATCAGCGCATTCTGCGGTGACAACATTAAGGAAGCATCAGCAAACACCCCCTGGTACAAGGGCCCGACACTTCTTGCAGCACTTGACCTCTTCAAGATGCCCGACATGCCGACCGACAAGCCGCTCAGACTCCCGATCCAGGATGTCTACACCATCTCCGGTGTCGGAACTGTCCCAGTAGGCCGTGTTGAGACTGGTATCCTCAAGAAAGGACAGAAGATCTCCTTCATGCCGGCAAACGTTACCGGTGAAGTTAAGTCCATTGAGATGCACCACGAAGAGTTCCCAGAAGCACTTCCGGGAGACAACGTTGGTTTCAACGTCCGTGGTATTGCAAAGAACGATGTTCGCCGTGGCGATGTCTGTGGTCCGATCGAGAACCCGCCGACCGTTGCAGAGGAATTCACCGCACAGGTCGTCGTTCTCCAGCACCCGTCCGTCCTTTCCGTAGGATACACCCCGGTGTTCCACTGCCACACCTCACAGACTGCATGTATGTTCACCGAACTTAACAAGAAGCTGGACCCCCGCTCCGGACAGGTTAAGGAAGAGAACCCGGCATTCCTCAAGGCCGGCGATGCAGCAATCTGTACCATCACTCCGACCCGCCCGCTCGTCATTGAGACTGCAAAGGAACTCCCGCAGCTCGGCAGATTCGCTGTCCGTGATATGGGTATGACCGTTGCAGCAGGTCTTGTTCTGAGCGTTAAAGCAAAGCAGATGAGATAA
- the rpsJ gene encoding 30S ribosomal protein S10: MQKARIRLTGTDYEKVETVCTRIREIAERTGVNMAGPIPLPTKRLIVPIRKSPDGEGTATWDRWQMRVHKRLIDLDADERALRQLMRIQVPKDISIEIVLEN; this comes from the coding sequence ATGCAAAAAGCCAGAATACGCCTGACAGGGACTGATTATGAGAAAGTGGAGACGGTATGTACCCGTATCCGTGAGATTGCAGAACGTACCGGTGTAAATATGGCTGGACCTATCCCCCTGCCGACCAAGAGACTTATCGTCCCAATCCGGAAGTCCCCTGATGGAGAAGGTACGGCAACGTGGGATCGCTGGCAGATGCGTGTACACAAACGCCTCATCGACCTTGACGCCGATGAGCGTGCACTCAGACAGCTCATGCGAATCCAGGTTCCAAAAGATATTAGCATCGAAATCGTATTAGAAAATTAA
- a CDS encoding flippase activity-associated protein Agl23: MTNILYASMLPFIQNIKNRIRVEHVIFAILILAIILRFAFLDLKLFHHDEAIHAWFSYQLLTTGNYLYDPVYHGPFFYYITASMFAIFGDSDLVGRILPCVAGCALIPLVYWLYRLRYLTGKVAVIAALFLAIAPELVYFSRFLRNDIFVVFFSLLLVVAFLAWLDKGKWYYLALASVAVALGMCSKENMPLILVTFGVFFLYLIWTRKITLPKKWIRDLIIAVVIFAGIICTLYSSFWTHPEMILQAGPLAIEHWIAMHNEQRIAGPPVFYLLMFILYELSILILAIAGIILFLRSGTKRSPDEPKEKFSFAALFRRPEAPASIDRKREFIRFAVYWTLIACLTYAYIGEKVPWLSLHQLVPMIFVAAFALTLTGKYWKILLAVSAVLLFATTCYVAYTPTDIAEPIIQVQNSEDLVPLMAAIDASDRVVIATNQAWPFMWYYRGDAWDKFTYYGALINESTMLAGDYDIIITHDDDSYDSLDGYTKETIRLNYWLDCPGTQEDPGWIAYFFTRAGKIGNYNFDVFTRTAS, translated from the coding sequence ATGACAAACATACTTTACGCATCCATGCTTCCGTTCATACAAAATATAAAAAATCGTATTCGTGTTGAACACGTGATTTTTGCCATCCTGATTCTGGCGATCATTCTCAGATTCGCTTTTCTGGATCTCAAACTCTTTCATCACGATGAAGCGATCCATGCCTGGTTCTCCTATCAGCTTTTGACTACCGGCAATTATCTGTATGATCCGGTGTATCACGGCCCCTTCTTTTATTATATCACGGCATCCATGTTCGCCATATTTGGGGATTCCGATCTTGTCGGCAGAATTCTTCCCTGTGTTGCCGGCTGCGCTCTCATTCCTCTCGTATACTGGCTATACAGACTACGGTATCTTACCGGAAAAGTCGCTGTTATCGCGGCACTTTTCCTTGCGATCGCTCCAGAACTGGTTTACTTTTCCCGGTTTTTACGCAACGATATCTTTGTGGTTTTCTTCTCTCTCCTTCTGGTTGTTGCCTTCCTCGCCTGGCTCGATAAGGGTAAATGGTATTATCTTGCGTTGGCTTCCGTGGCTGTAGCTCTTGGAATGTGTTCCAAGGAAAATATGCCGCTGATCCTTGTTACGTTCGGCGTATTTTTCCTGTATCTGATCTGGACTCGAAAGATCACCCTTCCGAAAAAATGGATTCGCGACCTCATCATCGCGGTCGTTATCTTCGCTGGGATCATCTGCACACTGTATTCATCATTCTGGACACATCCTGAAATGATCCTGCAGGCGGGCCCCCTCGCAATAGAACACTGGATTGCGATGCACAACGAACAGCGGATCGCCGGTCCTCCGGTATTCTATCTCCTGATGTTCATACTATACGAGTTGTCGATCCTTATTCTTGCGATTGCCGGTATTATTCTGTTTCTCAGGAGTGGGACGAAGCGGTCTCCCGATGAACCAAAGGAAAAATTCTCCTTTGCGGCATTATTCCGCCGGCCGGAAGCCCCCGCATCTATTGACAGAAAAAGGGAGTTTATCCGGTTCGCTGTATACTGGACGTTGATCGCCTGTCTGACCTACGCCTATATTGGGGAAAAGGTTCCCTGGCTTTCTCTCCATCAGCTGGTGCCGATGATCTTCGTCGCAGCGTTCGCCCTTACCCTCACCGGAAAATACTGGAAGATCCTGCTTGCCGTATCTGCTGTACTCCTGTTTGCGACGACCTGTTATGTCGCCTATACGCCGACGGATATCGCCGAGCCGATCATTCAGGTTCAGAACTCGGAGGATCTCGTTCCCCTGATGGCCGCGATTGATGCCTCCGATAGGGTTGTCATTGCAACGAATCAGGCATGGCCGTTTATGTGGTATTATCGTGGGGATGCCTGGGACAAGTTCACATATTACGGAGCACTAATTAACGAATCGACAATGCTTGCCGGGGATTATGACATTATAATCACCCATGATGATGATAGTTATGACTCTCTTGACGGGTACACGAAAGAAACAATCCGGCTGAACTACTGGCTTGACTGTCCGGGTACCCAAGAGGATCCTGGCTGGATAGCCTACTTCTTCACCCGGGCTGGAAAAATCGGCAACTACAACTTCGATGTGTTTACCCGCACGGCCAGTTGA
- a CDS encoding DUF4011 domain-containing protein: protein MEKGIVELEELRSRLLDLTVRNNLLNYKPSPGRSIEVIDCDPAEIYRLLVLEEKGMRFYPASKASRSESEDKRIWKYPTSSPGLEKSATTTSMCLPARPVDEKPSHNY from the coding sequence ATGGAAAAGGGTATCGTGGAACTGGAAGAACTACGCAGCAGACTACTGGATCTGACGGTCCGCAATAATCTGCTGAACTATAAACCATCTCCCGGCAGATCGATCGAGGTCATCGACTGTGATCCGGCGGAAATCTATCGGCTCCTTGTTCTTGAAGAAAAAGGGATGAGGTTTTATCCGGCAAGCAAAGCTTCCCGAAGTGAATCGGAGGATAAACGCATCTGGAAGTATCCTACTTCTTCACCCGGGCTGGAAAAATCGGCAACTACAACTTCGATGTGTTTACCCGCACGGCCAGTTGATGAAAAACCATCACATAACTACTAA
- a CDS encoding TraB/GumN family protein: MTEIHIVGTAHVSQKSIDEVHEAVDTVNPDVIAIELDPGRFAALKQQMKEAEDRENGILPTEDGKKEAPEVKSLLKGNFTLMLVQWILAYVQRKVGMNVGVEPGAEMKEAIKIAEERNIRILLNDRNINITLARFWGNMKFLEKIKLVWVLIRSMVGTDDETESIDTEMVESLTNPDMIELALAEFQKFSPTGANALITERDAYLAHGIINLEHSSFERAVVVVGAGHLPGINKFREHPETLPSMKSLNELPKKYPWGKIIGSVFIAMFAVIILAIAFSGATDLLIWAIIYWVVLNGLFAGIATLLVRGHPLSAATAAGLAWMTSLNPFLACGWFAAIVEARMRPPTAGDFKAIAKAESIHDMFSVPLFKILLVAAAANIGSTIATFAFFIFLTPLLGVDLDMMKEILITGFENLWAFLTGWI; this comes from the coding sequence ATGACGGAAATACACATCGTTGGAACAGCCCATGTTTCACAAAAAAGCATCGATGAAGTCCATGAAGCCGTGGACACAGTAAACCCCGATGTGATCGCGATCGAACTGGACCCCGGGCGTTTTGCCGCATTGAAACAGCAGATGAAGGAGGCAGAGGATCGGGAAAACGGCATTCTGCCAACTGAAGACGGTAAAAAAGAAGCTCCCGAAGTAAAGAGTCTCTTAAAAGGAAACTTTACTCTGATGCTTGTTCAGTGGATCCTCGCCTATGTTCAGCGAAAAGTCGGTATGAACGTCGGCGTCGAGCCGGGAGCCGAGATGAAAGAGGCGATAAAAATCGCCGAAGAGAGAAATATCAGGATACTTCTCAACGACCGGAACATCAATATAACCCTTGCCCGGTTCTGGGGAAATATGAAATTCCTCGAGAAGATAAAACTCGTCTGGGTCCTTATCCGTTCGATGGTTGGAACAGATGACGAAACAGAGAGTATCGACACCGAAATGGTCGAGTCTCTGACAAATCCCGACATGATCGAGCTGGCCCTTGCCGAATTCCAGAAATTTTCCCCAACCGGCGCCAATGCGCTGATCACGGAACGGGATGCCTATCTGGCTCACGGCATCATCAATCTGGAACACAGTTCATTCGAGCGGGCAGTGGTCGTGGTAGGTGCCGGACACCTTCCGGGAATCAACAAATTCCGGGAACATCCCGAAACACTGCCTTCCATGAAAAGCCTGAACGAACTGCCGAAGAAGTATCCCTGGGGCAAGATCATCGGCAGTGTGTTCATTGCGATGTTTGCAGTGATCATTCTCGCGATCGCCTTTTCCGGGGCAACTGATCTTCTTATCTGGGCAATCATCTACTGGGTAGTGTTGAACGGACTGTTTGCAGGCATTGCAACATTACTGGTTCGAGGTCACCCCCTTTCCGCGGCCACCGCGGCAGGGCTTGCATGGATGACTTCTTTAAACCCGTTCCTTGCCTGCGGGTGGTTTGCTGCGATCGTGGAGGCCAGAATGCGGCCGCCGACGGCAGGCGACTTTAAGGCGATCGCAAAAGCCGAATCGATTCACGATATGTTTTCGGTCCCGCTGTTTAAGATTCTCCTTGTCGCAGCGGCGGCAAATATCGGCAGTACGATTGCGACATTTGCCTTCTTTATCTTCCTGACCCCCCTATTAGGGGTGGATCTTGATATGATGAAGGAGATATTGATAACCGGATTTGAGAATCTCTGGGCATTTTTGACCGGGTGGATCTAA
- a CDS encoding class I SAM-dependent methyltransferase, whose amino-acid sequence MCSEKPDFIRMWNEQMARAFEQKRTAGEDNATFWDNPANVERYVKRLKNDDRGRIKEQLDSMNIPSGSSILDIGAGPGTLSVPLALSGFSVTVVEPSNPMIQGLETYRAITNAPPIRTLQKTWEDTSPDEIGKHDVVIASLSLMMDNIGDCIKKMDDCAGSAVHLFWFLIPPSLSRGNKELWPLLHGEPYYYEPTADILWNVLYQLGIYANLTVESRTVGQAYTSVEEMRQDYYTLVLAKTDEQKAIVNQYLDARLQKTDNGYALPGISKTAHIWWEK is encoded by the coding sequence ATGTGTTCAGAAAAACCGGATTTCATTCGGATGTGGAATGAACAGATGGCCCGTGCGTTTGAGCAGAAACGAACCGCAGGCGAGGACAACGCAACCTTCTGGGATAATCCGGCCAATGTGGAGCGGTACGTCAAAAGACTCAAAAATGATGACCGGGGAAGAATCAAAGAGCAGCTTGACTCAATGAATATCCCGTCAGGTTCGTCGATTCTGGATATTGGGGCAGGACCGGGTACACTTTCGGTTCCTCTGGCGTTATCCGGCTTTTCTGTGACCGTTGTCGAGCCCTCAAATCCTATGATCCAGGGGCTGGAGACGTACCGTGCGATCACAAATGCCCCTCCAATCCGAACTCTCCAAAAGACGTGGGAAGATACTTCACCTGACGAAATCGGAAAACATGATGTTGTGATCGCTTCCCTTTCACTGATGATGGATAATATCGGTGACTGCATTAAAAAAATGGATGACTGCGCAGGTTCTGCGGTCCATCTTTTCTGGTTCCTTATTCCTCCCTCCCTATCAAGGGGAAACAAAGAACTCTGGCCCCTTTTGCACGGTGAGCCATATTATTATGAACCAACAGCGGATATTCTCTGGAATGTTTTGTATCAGCTCGGCATCTATGCAAATCTCACGGTTGAGTCCAGAACCGTCGGTCAGGCATATACGTCCGTTGAAGAAATGCGGCAGGATTACTATACCCTGGTTCTGGCAAAAACCGATGAACAAAAAGCGATCGTGAATCAATATCTGGATGCACGTCTTCAAAAAACTGATAACGGGTATGCTCTTCCCGGCATTTCGAAAACAGCCCACATCTGGTGGGAAAAATAA
- a CDS encoding TIGR00303 family protein, producing the protein MSFVSTRADFSAESPMFALILSNSLVSTIEGVSGAGESPAKSLMVPPLDAELIINGEITSVDMTPNTPTGCPTPAVLTLAMMDLIGMKPLMIAAGLDHDVTVPHMQFGEKAGGDPREGKAVPNAKELFEKGRWLGEYLSQTHDLLVLGECLPGGTTTALCVLRALGYQAKVSSCLVDNPVCIKEKIAAEAMEKVQKAGVTDPLEIVSMVGDPMIPVAAGIAEGYRGKLFLAGGTQMLAAAAVIRALGNTVPDIVTTVYVYEDKTASFKETAAAVGSDAYYVDPEFGSIGHSGLARYAEGEIKEGSGAGGAMFLASLLGFTHEEIRSSIREQVIRYT; encoded by the coding sequence ATGTCATTTGTTTCAACGAGAGCGGATTTCTCAGCAGAGTCTCCGATGTTTGCCCTGATTCTGTCAAACTCCCTGGTCTCCACAATAGAAGGAGTATCCGGAGCAGGGGAGAGCCCGGCAAAAAGTCTGATGGTCCCGCCGTTAGACGCCGAACTTATCATAAACGGCGAAATCACCTCCGTTGACATGACACCGAACACACCGACCGGCTGCCCGACGCCGGCGGTCCTGACTCTTGCGATGATGGATCTGATCGGCATGAAACCTCTCATGATCGCGGCAGGTCTGGATCATGACGTCACCGTCCCCCATATGCAGTTCGGCGAGAAAGCCGGAGGCGATCCACGAGAAGGAAAAGCCGTCCCCAATGCGAAGGAACTTTTTGAAAAAGGCAGATGGCTCGGCGAATATCTCTCTCAAACCCACGACCTTCTCGTTCTTGGAGAATGTCTTCCGGGGGGAACAACGACCGCGCTCTGCGTTCTTCGCGCTCTTGGCTACCAGGCAAAAGTCAGCAGTTGTCTGGTAGATAACCCTGTCTGTATCAAAGAAAAAATCGCAGCCGAAGCAATGGAAAAAGTACAGAAGGCGGGTGTGACCGATCCGCTCGAGATCGTTTCCATGGTCGGAGACCCCATGATCCCGGTCGCCGCAGGGATCGCCGAAGGATATCGCGGGAAACTTTTCCTTGCAGGAGGCACGCAGATGCTTGCAGCCGCCGCAGTAATACGGGCACTTGGAAATACGGTTCCCGATATTGTAACGACCGTATATGTCTATGAAGACAAGACGGCCTCTTTCAAGGAAACAGCCGCCGCAGTCGGATCAGATGCCTATTATGTTGATCCGGAGTTCGGCTCGATAGGCCATTCCGGCCTTGCCAGATATGCTGAAGGCGAGATCAAAGAGGGGTCCGGCGCCGGAGGAGCGATGTTTCTTGCAAGTCTCCTTGGATTCACGCACGAAGAGATCAGGAGTTCGATTCGGGAACAGGTCATCAGATACACGTAG
- the cobS gene encoding adenosylcobinamide-GDP ribazoletransferase, with protein sequence MQSLRALLQFTTILPLGKPADFESFAKRSWLYPMAGYVTGFIAAIPALLSWYLGFENSSIVAAITLALAVFISGGNHFDGLQDFGDGLMAHGSREKRISAMTDRTTGAGALALGIMVVLISYAALSSLTILQIAFAVFIAEVFGKLSMALSSALGKPFHDGIQKYIYDRSKKRFSIYAVILTLPLFLLPGKMYVGAGLIAALVMFLCLLFLARKLFGGTNGDVTGAGNELTRMVVLLVVAVILASA encoded by the coding sequence ATGCAGTCACTTCGCGCCCTCTTACAGTTCACCACGATTCTTCCGTTGGGAAAACCGGCGGACTTTGAATCTTTTGCGAAGCGAAGCTGGCTCTACCCCATGGCCGGATACGTAACTGGCTTTATTGCCGCGATACCTGCCCTGCTTTCCTGGTATCTCGGATTTGAAAACTCTTCCATCGTTGCCGCCATCACCCTCGCCCTGGCGGTGTTCATTTCCGGAGGCAATCACTTTGACGGCCTTCAGGATTTCGGTGACGGACTCATGGCACACGGAAGCCGGGAAAAACGTATTTCTGCCATGACCGACAGAACGACCGGGGCCGGGGCGCTCGCTCTTGGAATCATGGTCGTTTTAATCTCTTACGCAGCTCTCTCATCCCTGACCATCCTGCAGATCGCTTTCGCCGTATTTATAGCTGAAGTCTTTGGAAAACTGAGCATGGCTCTTTCTTCGGCGCTTGGAAAACCCTTCCACGACGGCATTCAGAAATATATTTACGATCGTTCAAAAAAGCGGTTCAGCATCTATGCCGTAATTTTGACTCTTCCGCTCTTCCTTCTGCCGGGAAAAATGTATGTGGGGGCAGGACTCATCGCGGCTCTCGTTATGTTCCTGTGCCTTCTTTTCCTTGCGCGAAAACTTTTCGGCGGGACGAACGGGGATGTGACTGGAGCCGGCAACGAACTCACCCGAATGGTCGTTCTTCTGGTCGTAGCGGTAATACTAGCGTCTGCGTGA
- a CDS encoding YkgJ family cysteine cluster protein, giving the protein MELEIEIRNAEFACRCCGECCSGKDNEVMVSPDEIDLLCEAAGLTPDQIAEPYPEWIHDQEVTFTFGRVLRRGEDGNCMFLKNNRCTVYEHRPHICRTYPFMLDGNRILVFECSGCKSGEPTQDAELIAQDLLARREAEDKEFLLTKEQYQKHSMVLGSTIIFDSKGAHQHK; this is encoded by the coding sequence ATGGAACTGGAAATAGAGATCCGCAATGCAGAGTTCGCCTGCAGATGCTGCGGGGAATGCTGCAGCGGAAAGGATAACGAAGTGATGGTCTCGCCCGACGAAATCGATCTGCTCTGTGAAGCAGCCGGCCTTACCCCGGATCAGATCGCCGAGCCATACCCGGAATGGATCCATGATCAGGAGGTGACCTTCACCTTTGGAAGGGTTTTGCGGCGAGGGGAAGATGGAAACTGTATGTTTCTAAAAAATAACAGATGCACCGTCTACGAACACCGACCGCATATCTGCCGGACCTATCCCTTCATGCTTGACGGAAACCGGATTCTCGTTTTTGAATGCTCTGGATGTAAATCCGGCGAGCCAACGCAGGACGCAGAATTGATCGCACAGGATCTTCTTGCCCGCCGCGAAGCAGAGGATAAGGAATTTCTTTTAACAAAAGAACAATACCAAAAGCATAGTATGGTCTTGGGGTCAACAATCATCTTCGACAGCAAGGGAGCTCATCAGCACAAATAA